One Acipenser ruthenus unplaced genomic scaffold, fAciRut3.2 maternal haplotype, whole genome shotgun sequence genomic window, cacactagcactgctgctgctgctgctgctgcacccagtcctggggttcagagctcccctcaatgaagtctagtattattattattaatattgaaatgatcaggagccaggagtttgagcagggttacaaactcacactagccctgctgctgctgcacccagtcctggggttcagagctcccctcaatgaagtctagtattattattattaatattgaaatgatcaggagtcaggagtttgagcagggttacaaactcacactagccctgctgctgctgctgctgcacccagtcctggggttcagagctcccctcaatgaagtctagtattattattattaatattgaaatgatcaggagccaggagtttgagcagggttagaaactcacactagccctgctgctgctgctgctgcacccagtcctggggttcagagctcccctcaatgaagtctagtattattaatattgaaatgatcaggagccaggagtttgagcagggttacaaactcacactagctctgctgctgctgcacccagtcctggggttcagagctcccctcaatgaagtctagtattattattattaatattgaaatgatcaggagccaggagtttgagcagggttacaaactcacactagccctgctgctgctgctgctgctgcacccagtcctggggttcagagctcccctcaatgaagtctagtattattattattattattaatattgaaatgatcaggagccaggagtttgagcagggttacaaactcacactagccctgctgctgctgcacccagtcctggggttcagagctcccctcaatgaagtctagtattattattattaatattgaaatgatcaggagccaggagtttgagcagggttacaaactcacactagccctgctgctgctgctgctgcacccagtcctggggttcagagctcccctcaatgaagtctagtattattattaatattgaaatgatcaggagtcaggagtttgagcagggttacaaactcacactagccctgctgctgctgctgctgctgcacccagtcctggggttcagagctcccctcaatgaagtctagtattattattattaatattgaaatgatcaggacccaggagtttgagcagggttagaaactcacactagccctgctgctgctgctgctgcacccagtcctggggttcagagctcccctcaatgaagtctagtattattattattaatattgaaatgatcaggagccaggagtttgagcagggttagaaactcacactagccctgctgctgctgctgcacccagtcctggggttcagagctcccctcaatgaagtctagtattattattaatattgaaatgatcaggagtcaggagtttgagcagggttagaaactcacactagccctgctgctgctgctgcacccagtcctggggttcagagcccccctcaatgaagtctagtattattattattaatattgaaatgatcaggagccaggagtttgagcagggttacaaactcacactagccctgctgctatAAAAAGTAAGATAAACTTCTGAAATCTAACGCTGCAGCGCAGAATCTGATGGGATGTTATTCTGTAGGGCTGAGTGGAATATCATGTATTATTACTGCAGGGTAAAGTGACAGTCTGGCCCCCCGATTGTATTGTAATGGtttgctgtctctccctccccccacccccccagcggAGCCCCCCCCGCTCCCGTACACGGTGAGACGTTCCCGCATGCACAACATTCCCGTCTACACCGACATCACCCACGGCAACCGCAAGATGACCGTCATCCGCAAGATCAGTGGAGACATCTGGGTAAGCTGTTGAAGAGACTCCACTGCCTGCTTCATCTTCACATCCAGAGCAGCcttcgaaggaactggaattATTCtgaagtgatgtcacttcctcgGGCAGCGCAGGGTTACGATGTGCCGAGCTTCGTGTTTACAGCAAGTGCAGCTAAACTGATAATCacatgataaaaaaatatatcttatcctccccccctcctctctctctctctcatctcctccctcctctctctcatctcctctctctctcatctcctctctctctcccatctcctccccctctctctctctctctctcatctcctctctctcccctctctctctcatctcctctctctcatctcctctctctctcatctcctccctcctctctctcatctcctctctctcccatctcctccccccctctctctctctctctctcatctcctctctctcccatctcctccccccctctctctctctctctcatctcctctctctcccatctcctccccccctctctctctctctctcatctcctctctctcccatctcctccccccctctctcatctcctctctctcatctcctctctctctctctctcatctcctccccccctctctcatctcctctctctcatctcctctctctctctctctctctctctcatctcctcccccctctctctctcatctcctctctctctctctctctcatctcctctctctctctctctctctctctcatctcctcccccctctctctctcatctcctctctctctctctctctcatctcctctctctctctctctctcatctcctccccccctctctcatctcctctctctcatctcctctctctctctcatctcctctctctcccatctcctccccccctctctctctctctctctcatctcctctctctcccatctcctccccccctctctctctctctctcatctcctctctctcccatctcctccccccctctctctctctctctcatctcctctctctcccatctcctccccccctctctctctctctctctctcatctcctcccccccctctctctctcatctcctctctctcatctccctcctctctctcatctcctctctctctctcatctcctcccccctctctctctctctcctctctctcatctcctccccccctctctctctctctcatctctctctcatctcctccctcctctctctcatctcctctctctcatctcctctctctctcatctcctccccccctctctctctctctcctctctctctcatctcctcccccccctctctctctctctctcatctcctctctctctcatctcctccctcctctctctcatctcctctctctctcatctcctccccccctctctctctctcctctctctctctcatctctctctctctcatctcctccccccctctctctctctctctctctctctctctctctctctcatctcctctctctctctctctcatctcctctctctctcatctcctccccccctctcatctcctctctctctcatctcccctctctctctctctctctctctctcctctctctctctctctctcatctcctctctctcatctcctctctctctgatctcctccccccctctctctctcatctcctctctctctctcatctcctctctctctctcatctcctcccccccccctctctctctctctctcatctcctctctctcatctcctctctctctctctcgtttctcgTTGGCCAGGCTCTGGAACAGGAAGTGAAGTCGTATCTGACGCAGCTGACGGGGAAGTGCCCGCCCACTCAGGTCAACGAGGTCACCATGAGCATCCGGGTGAAAGGTTACTACGACACAGAGCTGAAAGCCTGGCTGACTGAGAAGGGCTTCTGAGGAgaacagagggaggagagagagagagagggaggaagagaagGTGGGGCCAGCCCAGTTGAAAGGTCACGCTGTCACATGGAAGGCTGTTGTTTTGGGGCCCGGATCTCCAGGCAAGCCCACAGACCGGTAGACAGAGAAGAAACTCTGGAAAAATAAACTTTAGAAAACTTAACAGGGCTGGgaacgagactcccgctgcacagcagtgtgatccagtcctggtttcactgggagtttaataatcagacacacctgagcttgttagctagacacactgggggctgatcaagctggtagcagtgaaacctggactggatcacactgctgtgcaataggagtctgattcccagccctgctgGTTTGATCccagcatagcagtttgatccattcctggttttacttagAGTTTgacactcctgagcttgttagctagacacactgggggctgatcaagctggtagcagtgaaacctggactggatcacactgctgtgcaataggagtctgatttctgTCTCTGTgctttttctgttaaaataatgAACTATTTGTCAACTCCAGAACTGTGCTGTCTTTACAaagcaaataaatgaaaacaaaatgcaaataaaacgaTGGTCTTTATTTAtcaatatataaaaaagcattaAACGTCTTATCCACAAATACAAACAACTGCTGAACTTAGAAATTCTAGAAGAAACtcaattcaacggcaaacgtttccgctgCGTTGGTCGTTGAATTTATCAAGtttctttcagcatttctaaaCGTACATTCATAAGTCCAAAATCGCTCGACAAACATGTACGAGAAAAACATTCAGAACGTCGCCTGAGGAACGCTGGCTTTTTACAAAATATTCCTTTAAAaagaacttattattattatttttttttaaatccttgtaAAAACAGGCAGTTGAACAATTCGCCTATTAaggatcatttaaaataaataataataataataataatgataaaacacAGCCTCAGAGTTGGGGGTTTCATGCACGGGTTTGTGAGGATCTCTGCTTTTCTTAAAGACTCTGCGGAGGACAGCGACCCACACGAAcccgagcagctgtttctgaattcactctgaacggggaatcagccccccccccccctgatccacaccagcgcccccccccccctcgtcctGATTTCTGCGTGATTGTTTCTTGCAGCTCTGCTGTTGAGAGGAGACGGGACGGGACGGTCAGTTTGCAGGTCCCTGGCTTGCCCCAGTCCTAACTGGGAGGGTAGTACTGGTTGTAATTCCAAGGAGACTGGTATCCATAGCCTCCATACTGTTGCTGAGAAACGGGAGAGATGGGAGGAGTTATTGATTATTGATCAATTGATTAAATCGATGCTTGCTAAAGCTCCATTATTTACATGAAGAGGCAATTTATCACTTTATCAATAAAGGGCTGACCCTCCAAAATAAGCctatcagggctgggaatcagactcctattgcacagcagtgtgatccagtccaggtttcactgctaccagcttgatcagcccccagtgtgtctagctaacaagctcaggtgtgtctgattattaaactcccagtgaaaccaggactggatcacactgctgtgcagcgggagtctcgttcCCAGCCCTGATCTCCTGACATTAAAGTGAATCGTCAGATCACCTGATACCAGGCTCCGTAGTTATAGGCTGCCTGGCCGTTGTTGAAGTCTCCGCCCATCAAGGGGGCGGGGGGTGTCGGCATGGCGACCGGGGTGTGGtcggggggcgtggccactgggcTGTTTTCTGATTTGACCTTCTTCTCcgcgggctcctccccctcatcatcctcctcctcctcctcgcagTCTCTGCCAATCAGAAAGGAGAATCAGCTTTAAAAGAGGGGGCGGGGCACTTTGTTAGTCACACAAAAACGtgggacggagcacaaggaggtgaagcgactcgctcagggtcacacacacacacacacacacacacacacacacacacacacacacacagggagtcagtggctgagccgggatttgaacctcctggtatcgagaccccttttctctaagcgctggaccacacagtctcctgttAGAGAAATAAACCcttactccctccctccctccctcctcctcctccctctgtcattcactccctcctcctccctcgctccctccctcgctcttcctcctcctcctccctcgctcctccctcctcctccctcattCCCTCCCTCTTTCACtccttccctcctcctcctcctccctccctccgtcaCTCCTTTCCTCCCTCCCTGTCACTCCCTCCCTCATTCCCTCCCTCCGtcgctcctcccctccctccctcgctcacCCGTTCTCCAACCGTCTCTTCAGGGACGCAGTTTCATTCAAGAGGTTCTGGTGCTCATCGTAAGCCGTCAGCAAACTGAAATTAATACagttattagtaataataataataataataataataataataataatatcaacattCGGCAGTGTCTTAATATACAGGATGGATTACAGTTGTGATTGACCTCCAGGTCTGCCCCCCTGACCCCTGACCTCTGCACGCTGCTCCCGAAGTCCTCCTGGAACTCGAGTCTCCGGCGGGACAGCAGCAGCCTGGTCTGGGGCGGCAGGGAGCAGCTCAGCGCGTGGCTCAGACACTGCAGGACCGGGCCCTCGCTCTGACCCGGCTCCCCAGCgctcagctccagctccagcagggccAGGTGCAGCTTGCTGTCCGtctgagaggagggggggagggaggggggttaaaaagTGTTCTCCTGCAGAGATCAAACTATCAAGAGAACGGGCTTCatactctctctccccccctccctcctcctcctactcctcctcctcctcctcctctcccctctcctctcaccctCTGATCTCTTCCCTTATCCCTCCCCCTCTCCATCTCCTCTTCCCCCTCTATCCTCTCCTCCTTCCCCCTCTCCTATCTCCTCTCCATCTCCTCCTCTCCTATCTCCTCTTCCCCCTCTATCCTCTCCTCCTTCCCCCTCTCCATCTCCTCCTCTCCTAtctcctcctctctatctcctctcctctcctctctcaccaggTCTCTGTCTATAGCGTCCTGCAGCACTCTGCGTGCCTTGCCATGGTCcctctgcactctcctctcctctcctctcctctcctctccccctctctatctcctctccccctctctatctcctctccccctctctatctcctctcctctcctatcccctctctatctcctctcctctcctctctcaccgggTCTCTGTCGATAGCGTCCTGCAGCACTCTGCGTGCCTTGCCATGGTCcctctgcactctcctctcctctcctctccccctctctatctcctctcctctcctatcccctctctatctcctctcctctcctctctcaccgggTCTCTGTCGATAGCGTCCTGCAGCACTCTGCGTGCCTTGCCATGGTCcctctgcactctcctctcctctcctctccccctctctatctcctctcctctcctatcccctctctatctcctctcctctcctctctcaccgggTCTCTGTCGATAGCGTCCTGCAGCACTCTGCGTGCCTTGCCATGGTCcctctgcactctcctctcctctcctctccccctctctatctcctctcctctcctatcccctctctatctcct contains:
- the LOC131730549 gene encoding large ribosomal subunit protein mL49-like is translated as MAGVGYLGLRNAIKCLKRARSTASLQHYSASAAAAPHYPGIVESTDEFRFVERLIPPSRVPEPPKHQQYPTPSGWTPPSAEPPPLPYTVRRSRMHNIPVYTDITHGNRKMTVIRKISGDIWALEQEVKSYLTQLTGKCPPTQVNEVTMSIRVKGYYDTELKAWLTEKGF